The Deinococcus sonorensis KR-87 DNA window CGGACCACACCCGCACCCCGCCTTCGGTGCGGGCGGCCAGCGGCATCGGCTGCACCGGCCGACCCCCGGCGAGCGTGTCGTGGAACGCCCCCTGCAGCGCTTGGCGGATCGCGCGTGCCACGTCCGTGTCCGGGTAGGCGGCCTGCGTCACGGCCAGCAGGCGGTTCGCGTCCTGCAGCGCGGCGTCCCACTCGGCGCTCGGCAGGAACGGGATGCGCTCGGTGTTGCCGGGGGGCGGACACGCGCAGGTCCAGTGGGCGCCCATGCCGCCCACGTTTGTGGACAGGGCGGCCGCGGGCATGTCGTCGGCCATCCCGTGCGCGTCGCGGAGCAGGAAGGTGCCGGGACGGGCCAGCAGCGCCGGACGGGCGGGCGCCTCACCTTCGGCCGCGGCCCGTCTCGCCCCGATCCCGGGCGTGCCGTACACCACCTGGGTGGGGCCCTGCGAGCGCACCTGCGCCCGCTCGCGCTCGGCGGGGTCCGGGATGTTCTTGACGTGCTGTCCCGGCCGCGGCGTAAGCTGCGGGCCGGCGTCGACGAGCAGCACGGTGAGCTGCGGCGCCCGCTCGTGCAGCACCCGGGCGAAGGTGGCGCCCACCGGCCCGCCGCCCACGATCAGCACGTCCGGGTGGGACCGCTCGGTCACGTGCCCACCCGCAGGACCTTGCGGTCCTGACCGGTGAGCAGCATCGGCAGGTACGACACGCGCAGCCGAAACCGCACGCTGACCTCGTGCTCGCCCGGCGGCAGTCCGGCGGGCCGGCGCACCGTCACGGTGCCCACCTCGCCGAAGTTCCACACGGCGTCCGGCTCGTGCTCCATGTCCGGGACCCGGTACGTCTGCCCGGACAGCGTCACCGACACGTCCTCCGGGGGGACGCTCTGCCCGTCCAGCGTCACGTCGACGGCCTCGATCATGGACAGGCCCAGGCCGCGGTAGTAGGGCAGCCGGGCGCCGAACTGCACGCCATCCGGCACGTTCTTCAGGGTGTCTTCCACGACGATGTAGCGGTCAAACATGGGCGGCCTCCCGCTCGCCGAGCAGCCGGGCGAGCATGCGCTGGTGCCGGCGCACCTGCTCCACGCTGTCGATCTCGAACGCGTCCTGAATGTGGCGGTTGCCTTCGTACTCGCTGCAGATGTACCCCTGGTACCCGCCCTGCACCAGCACCGGGATCACCTGCTCGTAGCCGAGGCTGGTCTCCCGGTCCTGGTCATCCATCTCGTAGAACTTGCCGTGCACGTGGAAGATGCGCGGCATGTGCTCCAGCAGGTGCTTCGGGTTGCTCCACAGGTTGTGGCGCAGCACTTCCGCCATGCCGATGTCCAGCGGCGTGCCGCCCATCTCGCGCACGTCGTTGATGACGTACTCGGGCAGGGTGCGCGCGTCATACGCCGCGCGGACGTGCTCGATGATCTCCGGCGTGGCGCCCTGGCGCCGGAAGCGCTCCATCATCACCGGCGGGAAGTGATCGGTGAAGATGCCCATGTCCAGCACGTACCCCAGGAACGGCGAGTTCTCGCGCTCCATCACCTCGCTGTAGCGCAGGATCCACGGGTGACTCAGGTGCAAGGGCGCGTGGATCTCCACACCCATCCGCACGCCGTACCGCTCGGCCAGCGGGATGCACCGCACCAGGATCTCGGGCCGGACGAACATCAGCACCCGCATGACCGTGCAGCCCAGCCGGTGCGCGTGCCGCAGGTCGCGCTCAATGGAGGCCACCTGCTCGTCGTCCGACAGCACGCGGCCCCTGAACCGCTTGGTGTCGAGGAACATGTCGTGGCACACCGGGGTGGTGCCGTACTGCGCCATCATGCGGTGCCAGTCGTCATAGAACCGGTCGCTGAGATTCGGGAAGCCGGGCATCATCTGCTCGGCGAGCGTCTCGATGCCGAGCGCGCCCATGCTGGCGCAGGCGGCCACGCAGTCCTCCAGGGTCATCTTCCTGAGGAAGAACTCCTCCTGGAAGCTGTAGAGGCTCACCCCGCGCCGGATCTGCGCACCTGCTGCGGCCGTGGTGCCTTGGGTCGTCATCTGGGTCATACGTCACTCCTTGTCATCATGTCAGCCCTTCACGCCGCCGGAGAAGCCCTGGATCAGCTGCCGCTGCGCCACCACGAAGAAGGCCAGGGCCGGCACGAGCGAGATCATCACGGCGGCGAACACGTAGTTCCAGCGGGTCGCGAACTGCCCCACGAAGCTGTACACCGCCACCGGCAGCGGCGTCTTCTGGGTGCCGCTCAGGAACACCAGCGGGTTGAAGAAATCGTTCCAGATCAGCATGCCGCACAGAATCGCCACCGTGCCGGTCACGGGCCGCAGCAGCGGAAACACCACCCGCGTGAACGTCTGCGCCGGGGTGGCGCCGTCAATCTGCGCGGCCTCCTCGTACTCGTGCCCCAGCTGCTTGAGGAAGCCGTAGTACAGGAACACCGCCAGGGGCAGCCACAGCGACACGTTCAGCAGGATCATGCCGGTGTAGCCGCCCACCAGCCCCAGGTGCCGGAACGCCGAGTAGGTGGGGATCAGGCCCAGCTGCGCCGGGACGATCAGGCCCACCACAAACACCAGCAGCAGCGGGCCGCTGGCGTTCGAGGTGCGCCGGGCCAGCACGTACGCCGCGGCCGAGCTGAGCGCCAGCAGGCCCAGCACGCTGCCGCCGGTGATGATCACGCTGCTGAGCAGCGCTCGCCCCATCCCGCCTTGCGTCCACGCGCCCACGTAGCTGCTCAGGTCGATGCGGCTGGGCAGCGACAGCGCCTTGCCGAACAGTTCCTCGGTCGGCTTGACCGAGATGACGATCAGGAACAGGAACGGAATGGACCACAGCAGGGCCAGCACCCACAACCCCACTTCCAGGCCCGACTGTCTCCGCTGATAAGCACGTTTCATGCGTTCCTCTCCGCCCGGCGCTGCACCAGCTGCTGCAGGATGGCAGCGGCGGCAATCAGCACGGCCAGCAGCAGGGCCAGGGTGGTGCCGTAGCCATACCGGCCGTACACGAAGGTCTGCTTGTACACCTGGGTGGCGAGCGTTTCGGTGGCGCCCAGCGGTCCGCCGCCGGTGAGCGCCAGCACCTGGTCGAAGATGCCCAGGCCGGAAATGACGGACAGCTGCACGCTGACGGTCAGGGCCGGCGTGAGCAGCGGCAACGTCACGCCCCAGAAGCGTTGCCAGGAACTCGCTCCGTCGATGACGGCCGCCTCCTCCACTTCCTGGGGAATGCCTTGCAGCCCGGCCAGCAGGATCACCATCGCCAGACCGCTGAACTGCCACACCAGCACCACCACCACCGCCCAGAAGGACCAGGTGGGGTCGGCCAGCCACGTGCGCTTCAGGCCCGGCAGGCCCAGCAGGTCGAAGACCCCGTTCAGCGGGCCGCTGTAGTCGAACAGGAAGCGCCAGATGAACGCGGTGGCCAGCTGACTCATCACCACCGGCGCGAAGAAAACGGTGCGCAGCAGGAACCGGGTCTTCAGGTGACGGTCCAGCAGCACCGCCAGCGCCAGGCCCACGATGTTCGTGAGCACCACGAAGCAGGCAGCGAACTTCAGGGTGGTGAGCATCGCCGATCTCGCGTCGTGGTCGGCCAGGACGGCCCGGACGTTGCTCAGTCCCGTGAAGGTGGCGGTGGCGCTCAGCCCGTTCCAGTCGGTGAAGGCGTACCAGCCGCCGGCGATGGCCGCGCCGTAGCGGATCAACAGCACGAGCAGCAGGGCCGGGAGCAGCCACCACCAGGGCGGCAGGTGCGCGGTGGTGCGCGCGTCCCGGCGGGCTTCGCGGGACGGGGGCGCGGCGTGTAAGGGCTGGGTATCTTGACGCGTCACTTGGGCATCCTCCAGGGTCGGGCGGGGCGCCACCCTCAGAACATCGTGGTGGTGTTCTGAGGGCGCTCGGGCACCGGCTGCATCACGTCCCGGTGCTCCACGATCAGGCCGGCCCACAGGGGGCCGAGAGTGCACACCGTTCTGCCCCGCCCGCGGCTGTTCGGGCATCCATGCAGGTGAGCGGTTTGTCCACCAGGACGCGCTTGAGCGTGAATCGGGGCTCGGGCCGCGCGCGCATGGCGCTCCGCCGTTCGATCGCCAACGCACGCCCCTCCTTGAGGCCGGGGTTGTGCTGCACGTGGTGTGGGGCCTCGCACCGCTCGAAGGCGCCGGTGCGCTCGGTCAGCTCGTCCATGACCCCAGCGGCCTTATTTGCTGTCCCAGGCCGCGTCGAGACGCGCGAGCAGCTGGTCGGGTGTGGTCTGGCCGGTCAGGAGGCCCTGCACGCCCTCGCCCAGGGTGGTAAAGACCTTGGGGTTGCTCCAGTCCAGCTGGATCAGGGGGAAGACCCGGCTCTTGTTGGTGAGGGCGGCGGAGATGCCGGCCAGTTCCGGCGGCAGGTTCTTGCCGGTGCTTGCTTGGGCGGCGGTGATGTCACCGGTGGCCTTGGTGTAGGTGACGTCCCCGCCGCCGCTGGCCACGAAGTCCGCGAAGGCCAGCGCGGCGGGGAGGTTCTTGCTGGTCTTGTTGACCGCCAGCGCGTCCGTGGGCGACACCGGGATGCTGGCGAGGGCGGCGGTGGAGGCGGGCAGGGGGGTCGCGCCCAGGTTCAGTTTGGGATTGATGCCCTTGAGGGCTGAGATCGCACCGGTGGGGATCACGAACATCACGGCGTCCCCGCTGGCCATCAGTGGCGCCGCCTGGGGAATGTCCGCCCCCTCCACGCCCGGCTGGAAGCAGCCGGCCTTTTTCATGTCCAGCAGCGTCTGCAGGCTGCGCTTCCAGGCCGACGTGTTCGCGAACGTCACTTTGCCCTGCTGGCGTTTGGCGTTCCACTGCGGGTCGGCACTCAGCACCTCGTTGGTGGCGATGGTGGAGAGCAGCAGCCCGGCGTTCTGCGCGTTGCCGCCCGCCAGGGCGAGCAGCACCTTGCCTTTGGCCTTGACGGTCTTGCAGGTCTGCAGGAACTGACCGAGCGAGCGCGGCAGGGTGATGCCGAGCGTCTTCACCAGGTCCTTGTTGTAGATGGCCGCGACGGGCGTCATGCCGAGCGGCACGGCGTACAGCTGGTTCTGCTTCCAGTACAGGTCGCGGTAGTTGACGGTGACGGCCGTCTTCGACCACGGCCGGGCCGTGAGCGGCGCGACGAACCCAGCGTCCGCGAGCGGCAGCACCGACACCTGGCCGCCGCTGCCGGCCGTGACGTAGAAGAGGTCCGGGCCGTTGCCGCTCTGCAGCTGGGTGCGCAGCACCTGCGGGTACGCGGTGCCGATGGGGAAGTACTCGGCCGTCACCTTGATGTTCGGGTATTTCTTCTGGAAGGCGGCGATGAGCGCGTCCATCGGGGGGTTGCCGGCGCCGGTGGACTGGGCGATCAGGCGGATGGACCCGCTCTGGGCGAGGGCGGGGGCAGACAGCAGGGCAGACAGGGTGAGCAGGGCCAGCGTGCGCTTCATCGGAAAACCTCCAGGGAGAGGGGCGGGAAGGGCGACCTTCGGGGAAGACCGGGCGGACAGGCATGGCGCCCGGCACCCCTGTCGTTGAGCTTTGATGTTTGATCAAACATAACGGACATTCTGATTTTTTGCAAGAGGGCGAGCATGCCGCCCGGCGCGGCGCCATCGTGCGGAACTGTGCAGATATGTGATCAAATCTCTGCTAAGCTGCCCGCATGTTCCCCCGCACGGTCAAGACCTCGCTGGTCACCCTGTTGCGTGACGAGATCGTGCGCGGCACCTTCGAGCCCGGCGAACGGCTGCGCCTCGAAGATCTCGCCCAGCGCTTCTCCGTCAGCACCATGCCCATCCGCGAGGCCCTGGGCGCCCTGGAGGCCGAAGGGCTGGTCACCATCCAGCCGCACCGAGGCGCCCAGGTCACGCTCTTCACCCCCGACGAAATCCGCGAGCTGTACGAAGTGCGCGCGGTGCTGGAGCAGCTCGCCACCGTCAAAGCCACCCCGAAGCTCACCGACGCCGACCTGGACGCCCTGGACGCGCTGGTGGCCGAGATGGAGCACCCGGAAGGCCACATCGACGTGGTGCGCTTCTCCGAGAACAACATGGCCTTCCACGGCCTGATCTACGACCGGGCCGGCATGCCGCACCTGGCCGCCCAGATCCGCGATCTGCGCTACCGGGTGCAGCATTACCTCCACAAGCACCTGGAGAGCACCAACTACACCACCGTCAACAACGTCGAGCACCGCCGCCTGGTGGAGCTGCTGCGCGCCGGCAAGGCCAAGGCCGCGGGCCAGGAGATGCACGGCCACATCCTCCAGACGGGCCTGAAGATCGCCAGCATCATGGCGCGCGAAGCCCTGGGCGGCGGCCTGGCCGTCCGCCCCCCCCGCACCCGCAAGGCCGCCGCCGACTGAAGCCACGCGCGGGGCGGGAGCCGACCTGAGGTGTCGGCTCCCGCCCCGCCCATGTGTTACCGCGGCAGGGTGCCCTGCCAGAAGATGTCCGCCAGCGACGTCCCCACCTGCAGGGACCGCCGCTCGGCCGGCTCGACCCAGCCGCCGGCCGCCTCAGACCAGCGCCGCAGGGCGTCCCTGGTGAGGGTCACGCGCGCGTGCTGGGTGGCCCCGGCCGGCACCTCCAGCGCCGTGAAGCCCGCCAGGGCCGGGTGGGCCGGCACGTCCTCGAACGCCGGCTGCGCCACGTACGCCTGCACCACCGCTTTCCCACGGCGGGCCGAGGTGTTGGTCACCGGCACCGTGAGCGTGACCTCACCGTCCGGCCCGGACGCCAGCTGCACGTCCCCGTAGTAGAAGGTGGCGTAGCCCAGGCCGTGCCCGAGCGGGTAGG harbors:
- a CDS encoding C-glycoside deglycosidase beta subunit domain-containing protein; amino-acid sequence: MFDRYIVVEDTLKNVPDGVQFGARLPYYRGLGLSMIEAVDVTLDGQSVPPEDVSVTLSGQTYRVPDMEHEPDAVWNFGEVGTVTVRRPAGLPPGEHEVSVRFRLRVSYLPMLLTGQDRKVLRVGT
- a CDS encoding sugar phosphate isomerase/epimerase family protein: MTQMTTQGTTAAAGAQIRRGVSLYSFQEEFFLRKMTLEDCVAACASMGALGIETLAEQMMPGFPNLSDRFYDDWHRMMAQYGTTPVCHDMFLDTKRFRGRVLSDDEQVASIERDLRHAHRLGCTVMRVLMFVRPEILVRCIPLAERYGVRMGVEIHAPLHLSHPWILRYSEVMERENSPFLGYVLDMGIFTDHFPPVMMERFRRQGATPEIIEHVRAAYDARTLPEYVINDVREMGGTPLDIGMAEVLRHNLWSNPKHLLEHMPRIFHVHGKFYEMDDQDRETSLGYEQVIPVLVQGGYQGYICSEYEGNRHIQDAFEIDSVEQVRRHQRMLARLLGEREAAHV
- a CDS encoding carbohydrate ABC transporter permease, with the translated sequence MKRAYQRRQSGLEVGLWVLALLWSIPFLFLIVISVKPTEELFGKALSLPSRIDLSSYVGAWTQGGMGRALLSSVIITGGSVLGLLALSSAAAYVLARRTSNASGPLLLVFVVGLIVPAQLGLIPTYSAFRHLGLVGGYTGMILLNVSLWLPLAVFLYYGFLKQLGHEYEEAAQIDGATPAQTFTRVVFPLLRPVTGTVAILCGMLIWNDFFNPLVFLSGTQKTPLPVAVYSFVGQFATRWNYVFAAVMISLVPALAFFVVAQRQLIQGFSGGVKG
- a CDS encoding carbohydrate ABC transporter permease, whose protein sequence is MTRQDTQPLHAAPPSREARRDARTTAHLPPWWWLLPALLLVLLIRYGAAIAGGWYAFTDWNGLSATATFTGLSNVRAVLADHDARSAMLTTLKFAACFVVLTNIVGLALAVLLDRHLKTRFLLRTVFFAPVVMSQLATAFIWRFLFDYSGPLNGVFDLLGLPGLKRTWLADPTWSFWAVVVVLVWQFSGLAMVILLAGLQGIPQEVEEAAVIDGASSWQRFWGVTLPLLTPALTVSVQLSVISGLGIFDQVLALTGGGPLGATETLATQVYKQTFVYGRYGYGTTLALLLAVLIAAAAILQQLVQRRAERNA
- a CDS encoding ABC transporter substrate-binding protein, producing MKRTLALLTLSALLSAPALAQSGSIRLIAQSTGAGNPPMDALIAAFQKKYPNIKVTAEYFPIGTAYPQVLRTQLQSGNGPDLFYVTAGSGGQVSVLPLADAGFVAPLTARPWSKTAVTVNYRDLYWKQNQLYAVPLGMTPVAAIYNKDLVKTLGITLPRSLGQFLQTCKTVKAKGKVLLALAGGNAQNAGLLLSTIATNEVLSADPQWNAKRQQGKVTFANTSAWKRSLQTLLDMKKAGCFQPGVEGADIPQAAPLMASGDAVMFVIPTGAISALKGINPKLNLGATPLPASTAALASIPVSPTDALAVNKTSKNLPAALAFADFVASGGGDVTYTKATGDITAAQASTGKNLPPELAGISAALTNKSRVFPLIQLDWSNPKVFTTLGEGVQGLLTGQTTPDQLLARLDAAWDSK
- a CDS encoding GntR family transcriptional regulator, whose translation is MFPRTVKTSLVTLLRDEIVRGTFEPGERLRLEDLAQRFSVSTMPIREALGALEAEGLVTIQPHRGAQVTLFTPDEIRELYEVRAVLEQLATVKATPKLTDADLDALDALVAEMEHPEGHIDVVRFSENNMAFHGLIYDRAGMPHLAAQIRDLRYRVQHYLHKHLESTNYTTVNNVEHRRLVELLRAGKAKAAGQEMHGHILQTGLKIASIMAREALGGGLAVRPPRTRKAAAD